The Kwoniella mangroviensis CBS 8507 chromosome 1 map unlocalized Ctg02, whole genome shotgun sequence genome window below encodes:
- a CDS encoding pantothenate kinase, with translation MPDISIPQARRIVVDTTGAQIVQEESPATRDSRGIYLPHYIEPVSHIAIDIGGSLAKVVYFTRSNLPISTTPPQSGTSSPFLPPSESVFIPPLSSNGASSSSHIQSPSLNPHSHAPFDQSPPQRRPALNGALTPGVLSEDYNHHHASSSSPPINTISPSPSSKGKLSSHHSKYRRSSLPPPLPGGLLNFARFETEHIEDLIAFLQDLIKSSASANRVSLEKMQKNVKVMATGGGAHMYYDRLKDELGVEVTREEEMECLILGLGFVSKIPQEVFWFSEELVYKVSHTSTSTSAQPQSPIKLTIPASELPRPSPTPPAYQVTFADTLDGTDSVPHFPCLIVNIGSGVSIVKVDEDGSFERVSGTSLGGGTLWGLLSLLTDAENFDEMLLLSEQGDNSAVDMLVGDIYGSDYSKIGLKSSTIASSFGKVFRKGSNPEERKKTFRQEDIAKSLLYAISNNIGHVAYMNAAKYGLDKVFFGGCFIRGHAATISTLSYAIRFWSKGTMRACFLRHEGFLGAIGAWIKNVEPEPELQPQNGEGENGL, from the exons ATGCCAGACATCTCCATCCCTCAAGCAAGGAGGATAGTGGTGGATACGACTGGAGCACAGATAGTCCAGGAAGAATCACCAGCA ACCCGAGATTCGAGGGGTATATATTTACCTCATTACATTGAGCCTGTTTCTCATATAGCTATAGAT ATTGGTGGATCCCTTGCCAAAGTAGTGTATTTCACTCGATCCAACTTACCTATCTCCACCACTCCCCCACAATCAGGAACCTCCTCACCCTTTTTACCACCGTCGGAATCCGTGTTCATCccacctttatcttccaACGGtgcatcctcgtcatcgCATATccaatcaccttctctcaatcctcattctcatgcGCCATTCGACCAATCTCCCCCTCAACGCCGTCCAGCTCTGAACGGAGCGCTAACTCCTGGAGTCTTATCGGAAGATTACAACCACCATCAtgcctcatcctcatcaccacctatAAACACcatatctccttctccatcatccaaagGGAAACTATCAAGCCATCACTCCAAATACCGTCGTAGTTCCTTGCCACCTCCTTTACCGGGGGGTTTACTGAATTTCGCTCGGTTCGAAACGGAACatatcgaagatctcatAGCTTTCTTACAggatttgatcaagtcgTCCGCATCGGCCAATAGAGTGAGTTTGGAGAAGATGCAAAAGAACGTTAAGGTGATGGCTACGGGTGGAGGAGCGCATATGTACTATGATCGACTAAAGGATGAATTAGGTGTGGAAGTGacaagggaagaagagatggaatgttTGATTTTGGGATTAGGTTTCGTATCGAAAATTCCTCAGGAAGTATTTTGGTTTTCGGAAGAATTGGTCTACAAAGTATCACATACCtcgacatcaacatctgCGCAACCTCAATCACCAATCAAATTGACCATACCCGCATCGGAATTACCCAGACCTTCACCCACCCCACCTGCATACCAGGTCACATTTGCTGATACGCTTGACGGAACGGATTCGGTACCCCATTTCCCATGCTTGATAGTGAATATAGGAAGTGGAGTGAGTATAGTCAaagtggacgaagatggatcgttTGAAAGAGTTAGTGGAACTTCGTTGGGTGGAGGTACTTTATGGGGGTTGTTGAGTCTTTTGACGGATGCAGAGAACTTTGATG AAATGCTGCTTCTATCTGAACAAGGCGACAACTCAGCTGTAGACATGCTTGTGGGAGATATCTACGGATCGGATTACTCCAAGATCGGATTGAAATCGTCTACCATCGCTTCATCTTTCGGTAAAGTGTTTAGAAAGGGATCAAACCcagaggaaaggaagaagacttTCAGACAGGAAGATATAGCCAAGAGTTTACTGTATGCCATAAGTAACAATATCGGACATGTTGC ATACATGAATGCAGCGAAATACGGATTGGATAAGGTATTCTTTGGGGGATGCTTCATCAGAG GCCACGCCGCAACCATCTCCACGCTGTCTTACGCTATCAGATTCTGGAGTAAAGGGACGATGAGAGCATGTTTCCTACGACATGAAGGCTTTTT GGGTGCGATAGGTGCTTGGATCAAGAATGTTGAACCTGAGCCTGAGCTTCAGCCTCAAAATGGGGAAGGTGAGAACGGATTGTAA